The following proteins are encoded in a genomic region of Saccharopolyspora antimicrobica:
- a CDS encoding aldehyde dehydrogenase family protein, translating into MPAFTHEQWREAAAKLTPRTDTFIGGRFTAALDGRTFPTVDPATGRVLGEVAECGPADVDAAVSAARRCFDSEAWSAASPAERKRVLLRLADLIDEHRAELALLDSMDMGKLVTDAYDIDVPGAAGLFRWYAELIDKDYGEIAPTAAGDLALVRRVPLGVVGAVVPWNFPLDMAAWKLAPALAAGNSVVLKPAEQSPLSALLLAELAAEAGLPEGALNVVPGYGEVTGRALGLHPDVDCIAFTGSTSVGKLFLRYAAESNLKQVWPECGGKSPNLVFADCADLEAAAEAACAGIFFNQGEVCSANSRLLAAREIKDELVTRIAELAAGYAPGDPLDPASRMGPLVDKAHADRVAGFIEDGRGEATLVTGGGRRDCFVDPTVFDDVAPGSRIEREEIFGPVLSVTAFDDEAEAIRLANDSRYGLAASVWTADLSRAVRVSDALRAGTVSVNTVDALSPQTPFGGFGQSGFGRDLSAHAMEKFTGLKTTWIKY; encoded by the coding sequence ATGCCAGCGTTCACCCACGAGCAGTGGCGCGAGGCCGCCGCGAAGCTCACCCCGCGCACCGACACGTTCATCGGCGGCCGGTTCACCGCGGCGCTCGACGGCCGCACCTTCCCGACCGTGGACCCCGCCACCGGCCGCGTCCTCGGTGAGGTCGCGGAGTGCGGCCCCGCCGACGTCGACGCCGCGGTGTCCGCCGCTCGCCGGTGCTTCGACTCCGAGGCCTGGTCGGCAGCGAGCCCCGCCGAGCGCAAGCGGGTGCTGCTGCGCCTGGCCGACCTGATCGACGAGCACCGCGCGGAGCTCGCCCTGCTCGACTCGATGGACATGGGCAAGCTCGTCACCGACGCCTACGACATCGACGTGCCGGGAGCCGCGGGGCTGTTCCGCTGGTACGCCGAGCTGATCGACAAGGACTACGGCGAGATCGCGCCGACCGCCGCCGGCGACCTGGCCCTGGTCCGCCGCGTCCCGCTCGGCGTCGTCGGCGCCGTCGTGCCGTGGAACTTCCCGTTGGACATGGCCGCCTGGAAGCTCGCCCCCGCGCTCGCGGCCGGGAACTCGGTGGTGCTCAAGCCCGCCGAGCAGTCCCCGCTCTCGGCGCTGCTGCTGGCCGAGCTGGCCGCCGAAGCGGGGCTTCCGGAAGGCGCGCTCAACGTCGTTCCCGGCTACGGCGAGGTCACCGGCCGCGCGCTGGGCCTGCACCCCGACGTCGACTGCATCGCGTTCACCGGATCGACCTCGGTCGGCAAGCTCTTCCTGCGCTACGCGGCCGAGTCGAACCTCAAGCAGGTGTGGCCGGAGTGCGGCGGCAAGAGCCCGAACCTGGTCTTCGCCGACTGCGCCGACCTGGAGGCGGCCGCCGAGGCGGCGTGCGCGGGGATCTTCTTCAACCAGGGCGAAGTCTGCTCGGCCAACTCGCGACTGCTCGCCGCTCGCGAGATCAAGGACGAGCTGGTCACCCGGATCGCCGAGCTGGCGGCGGGCTATGCGCCCGGCGACCCGCTCGACCCCGCGAGCCGGATGGGGCCGTTGGTCGACAAGGCCCACGCCGACCGCGTCGCCGGATTCATCGAGGACGGCAGGGGCGAAGCCACGCTGGTCACCGGTGGCGGACGCCGCGACTGCTTCGTGGATCCGACGGTCTTCGACGACGTGGCACCGGGTTCGCGCATCGAGCGCGAGGAGATCTTCGGCCCCGTGCTCAGCGTGACCGCCTTCGACGACGAGGCGGAGGCGATCCGGCTGGCCAACGACAGCCGCTACGGCCTCGCGGCCTCCGTCTGGACCGCCGACCTCTCCCGCGCCGTGCGGGTCTCCGACGCCCTGCGCGCCGGAACCGTCTCGGTCAACACGGTCGACGCGCTGAGCCCGCAGACCCCGTTCGGCGGCTTCGGGCAATCCGGCTTCGGACGCGACCTGTCCGCGCACGCGATGGAGAAGTTCACCGGCCTGAAGACCACTTGGATCAAGTACTGA
- a CDS encoding APC family permease: MNGPDGRAAAPAAARPELRRVLGLPSLFFFGLAYMVPLAAFTTYGIVTDVTRGHLPAAYLVTLAAMAFTALSYASMVRAYPVAGSAYTYTQQSFGPATGFLTGWALLLDYIFLPTISYIVIGLYLGIAIPAVPAWIWILLAIALVTGLNVLGIKLVTGMNMVLVGAQGVFIATFLVMSYLTVSGRSAAADLVAPFFSPEFSLTAVVAGSAVLCLSFLGFDAISTLSEEARNPRTSIPRAIVLCTVFCGLLFVVMSWAGHLVYPDWQTFTDPDSASVEVMARAGGDFLAAFFTAAYVAACFASAMAAQGAVSRILFSMGRDGALPERVFARVHPEYRTPHLATLVVGAISLLACVMSLDQAAALVSFGALIAFTFVNLSVIKHYAIDRGNRRGADLLRYVIAPGIGVALTIWLWTSLSPTTFAIGLAWVAIGFLQLLRLTRGFKRPAPTTTHEP, encoded by the coding sequence GTGAACGGGCCCGACGGCCGCGCCGCAGCACCCGCTGCGGCGCGGCCCGAGCTCAGACGCGTCCTCGGACTGCCGTCGCTGTTCTTCTTCGGGCTGGCCTACATGGTCCCGCTCGCGGCCTTCACGACCTACGGGATCGTCACCGACGTGACCCGCGGGCACCTGCCCGCCGCGTACCTGGTCACGCTGGCCGCGATGGCGTTCACCGCGCTGAGCTACGCGAGCATGGTGCGCGCCTACCCCGTCGCCGGTTCCGCCTACACCTACACCCAGCAGTCCTTCGGCCCCGCCACCGGATTCCTCACCGGCTGGGCGCTTCTGCTGGACTACATCTTCCTGCCGACGATCAGCTACATCGTCATCGGCCTCTACCTGGGCATCGCGATTCCGGCGGTGCCCGCGTGGATCTGGATCCTGCTGGCGATCGCGCTGGTCACCGGGCTGAACGTGCTCGGCATCAAGCTGGTGACCGGCATGAACATGGTGCTGGTGGGCGCGCAGGGCGTGTTCATCGCGACGTTCCTGGTGATGAGCTACCTGACCGTCTCCGGGCGGTCGGCGGCGGCGGACCTGGTGGCCCCGTTCTTCAGCCCGGAGTTCTCGCTGACCGCGGTAGTGGCCGGTTCGGCCGTCCTCTGCCTGTCGTTCCTGGGCTTCGACGCGATCTCCACGCTCTCCGAGGAAGCCCGGAACCCGCGGACGTCGATTCCGCGGGCGATCGTCCTGTGCACGGTCTTCTGCGGCCTGCTGTTCGTCGTCATGTCCTGGGCGGGTCACCTGGTCTACCCGGACTGGCAGACGTTCACCGACCCCGACTCGGCCTCGGTCGAGGTCATGGCCCGCGCTGGCGGCGACTTCCTGGCGGCGTTCTTCACCGCCGCCTACGTCGCGGCGTGCTTCGCCTCGGCGATGGCGGCGCAGGGTGCGGTGTCCCGGATCCTGTTCTCCATGGGACGCGACGGCGCGCTGCCCGAGCGCGTCTTCGCCCGGGTCCACCCGGAGTACCGGACCCCGCACCTGGCCACCCTGGTGGTGGGCGCGATCTCCCTGCTGGCCTGCGTCATGTCGCTGGACCAGGCCGCCGCGCTGGTGAGCTTCGGCGCCCTCATCGCCTTCACCTTCGTCAACCTGAGCGTCATCAAGCACTACGCGATCGACCGCGGGAACCGCCGCGGCGCGGACCTCCTCCGCTACGTCATCGCACCCGGAATCGGCGTGGCCCTGACCATCTGGCTCTGGACCTCGCTGTCCCCGACGACCTTCGCCATCGGCCTGGCCTGGGTGGCGATCGGCTTCCTCCAGCTCCTCCGCCTCACCCGAGGTTTCAAACGACCAGCGCCCACCACGACCCACGAACCCTGA
- a CDS encoding alpha/beta hydrolase produces MFRVRAMLIALGAASLALTGCTASAESGPDLTEFYGQQIAFEPCAPYATTAVDEKLFADTRFDCARVQVPLDYADPDGPRGEVALLRLPARGEKIGSLLVNPGGPGGSGMSFVAQVAQLWAEGPVSERFDVIGFDPRGVGASTPQANCYTDAEKDRGEDFAGQLVPDVPDEQAARQVAQRCAEGSGGPQALASFGTSDVVRDMDVLRAVLGDEKLSYMGWSYGTQLGAMYAEAFPQNVRALALDGAIDPDLDTTEFHLAQMTGIQQAFDRFAANCATSADCPLGTDPGRATEAFQALVRPLQEKPAPTADSRGLNYSDALTAVTSALYSPKLWPKATEGLAELAAGRGDLLLAQRDISAGRGPDGRYSNSGDAVYAIRCMDSPRRTPAEQTEFARQVSAAVPFADPGRPVPESHHECEAWPERPTMPQPWITGPVDVPPTLTVSVTGDPATPYQGGVNLARVLGGGLLTVDGAQHGVALLGQSKCVDDIVADYLINLRTPPEGARCSA; encoded by the coding sequence GTGTTTCGTGTTCGTGCGATGCTCATCGCCCTGGGGGCGGCGTCGCTCGCCCTCACCGGCTGCACCGCCTCAGCGGAGTCGGGACCGGACCTGACGGAGTTCTACGGTCAGCAGATCGCGTTCGAGCCGTGCGCGCCCTACGCGACGACAGCGGTGGACGAGAAGCTCTTCGCCGACACCCGCTTCGACTGCGCGCGGGTGCAGGTGCCGCTGGACTACGCCGATCCGGACGGCCCGCGGGGCGAGGTCGCCCTACTGCGGCTGCCCGCGCGAGGTGAGAAGATCGGATCGTTGCTGGTCAACCCGGGTGGCCCGGGTGGATCGGGGATGAGCTTCGTCGCACAGGTGGCGCAGCTGTGGGCCGAGGGGCCGGTGAGCGAGCGGTTCGACGTGATCGGGTTCGATCCACGGGGCGTGGGCGCGTCCACTCCGCAGGCCAACTGCTACACCGACGCCGAGAAGGACCGCGGCGAGGACTTCGCCGGCCAACTCGTGCCGGACGTTCCCGACGAGCAGGCCGCCCGGCAGGTGGCGCAGCGCTGCGCGGAGGGCTCCGGTGGTCCGCAGGCGCTGGCGAGCTTCGGCACCAGCGATGTCGTGCGGGACATGGACGTGCTGCGGGCCGTGCTGGGCGACGAGAAGCTCTCCTACATGGGCTGGAGCTACGGAACCCAGCTGGGCGCGATGTACGCCGAGGCTTTCCCGCAGAACGTGCGCGCGCTGGCGCTCGACGGCGCCATCGACCCCGATCTCGACACGACCGAGTTCCACCTCGCGCAGATGACCGGGATCCAGCAGGCCTTCGACAGGTTCGCCGCGAACTGCGCCACCAGCGCCGATTGCCCGCTCGGCACCGACCCGGGCCGGGCGACCGAAGCGTTCCAAGCACTCGTGCGGCCCCTGCAGGAGAAACCGGCACCCACCGCTGACAGTCGCGGCCTGAACTACTCCGACGCCCTGACCGCGGTGACGAGCGCGCTGTACTCCCCGAAGCTGTGGCCGAAGGCCACCGAAGGACTCGCCGAGCTGGCCGCCGGACGCGGTGACCTCCTGCTGGCGCAGCGCGACATCTCCGCCGGGCGCGGACCCGACGGCCGGTACAGCAACTCCGGCGACGCGGTCTACGCGATCCGGTGCATGGACTCGCCGCGCCGCACTCCCGCGGAGCAGACCGAATTCGCCCGGCAGGTCAGCGCCGCCGTCCCGTTCGCGGACCCCGGCAGGCCGGTGCCGGAATCGCACCACGAGTGCGAGGCCTGGCCCGAGCGGCCGACCATGCCGCAGCCGTGGATCACCGGCCCGGTCGACGTGCCGCCGACCCTGACGGTCTCCGTCACCGGCGATCCGGCCACCCCGTACCAGGGCGGCGTCAACCTGGCCCGCGTGCTGGGCGGCGGCCTGCTGACGGTGGACGGCGCCCAGCACGGCGTCGCGCTGCTGGGCCAGAGCAAGTGCGTCGACGACATCGTCGCCGACTACCTGATCAACCTCCGAACGCCGCCCGAAGGCGCCCGCTGCAGCGCGTAG
- a CDS encoding TetR/AcrR family transcriptional regulator, whose protein sequence is MALTRTQRARREQLIGAALRAINERGRDNVRIRDIAAEAGVSPGSVLYHYPELGDLMFDVHRTVVDRFYRHRADAVDAEASAAGKLAAAIETGLPSGRDDEVARVLYEMHGLTERSSAHSALMTGLYDREVALYDAVLEVGRATGEFTFSRPAREIAATLVALEDGLGLHLMSNNTSVERGAAKHLLTECARQATGCPVG, encoded by the coding sequence GTGGCACTCACGAGGACACAGCGGGCACGGCGGGAACAGCTCATCGGCGCAGCGCTGCGGGCGATCAACGAACGCGGGCGCGACAACGTCCGCATCCGCGACATCGCCGCGGAGGCGGGGGTTTCGCCGGGATCGGTGCTCTACCACTACCCGGAGCTGGGAGACCTGATGTTCGACGTGCACCGCACGGTGGTCGACCGCTTCTACCGCCACCGGGCCGACGCCGTGGACGCGGAGGCGAGCGCGGCGGGCAAGCTCGCCGCGGCCATCGAGACCGGTCTGCCGTCCGGGCGGGACGACGAGGTCGCCCGCGTGCTCTACGAGATGCACGGGCTCACCGAGCGCAGTTCCGCGCACTCCGCGCTCATGACCGGCCTGTACGACCGCGAGGTGGCGCTCTACGACGCGGTGCTGGAGGTCGGCCGCGCGACCGGCGAGTTCACCTTCTCCCGACCGGCGCGCGAGATCGCCGCGACGCTGGTCGCGCTGGAGGACGGCCTGGGGCTGCACCTGATGAGCAACAACACCTCCGTCGAGCGCGGCGCCGCCAAGCACCTGCTCACCGAGTGCGCGCGGCAGGCCACCGGCTGCCCGGTCGGCTGA
- a CDS encoding LysR substrate-binding domain-containing protein encodes MTGQAQFTLVQLRYFAAAAELGSMTAAARRLVVSQSAVSTAVAHLERELGVQLLIRRHAQGLALTRAGERFFQELRGFLVHAGELADAARGLGESLVGEVVVGCFQTLAPFHLPGLLAEFAAQHPQVRVSVLEGQTAELQEALLSGACELAVLYELDLDDNLEREVLAVAPPHVIVPPDHRLRHASGVRLADLAGEPMVLLDLPHSREYFQSLVRRTRVEPFVRHRTSNYEVVRSLVAAGHGFAILNQQPRTDTTYDGGRVVRLPLLDDVPPLPIALARVKGVRLTSRAQAFAACCRDLLGGRRVE; translated from the coding sequence ATGACGGGTCAGGCCCAGTTCACGCTGGTCCAGCTCCGCTACTTCGCAGCCGCGGCGGAGCTGGGCAGCATGACGGCCGCGGCGAGGCGGTTGGTGGTGTCGCAGTCGGCGGTGTCGACGGCGGTCGCTCACCTGGAACGGGAACTCGGCGTGCAGCTGCTGATCCGGCGGCACGCGCAGGGGCTCGCGCTGACGCGGGCGGGGGAGCGGTTCTTCCAGGAACTGCGCGGTTTCCTGGTTCACGCGGGCGAACTGGCCGACGCCGCCCGAGGACTCGGCGAGTCCCTCGTCGGAGAGGTGGTGGTTGGGTGCTTCCAGACGCTCGCGCCGTTCCACCTGCCCGGTCTGCTGGCGGAGTTCGCCGCGCAGCACCCGCAGGTGCGGGTGTCGGTCCTGGAAGGCCAGACCGCCGAGCTGCAGGAGGCGCTGCTGAGCGGTGCGTGCGAGCTCGCGGTGCTCTACGAGCTCGATCTCGACGACAACCTCGAACGGGAGGTGCTGGCGGTCGCACCGCCGCACGTGATCGTGCCGCCGGACCACCGGCTGCGGCACGCATCCGGGGTGCGGCTGGCCGATCTCGCGGGCGAACCGATGGTGCTGCTGGATCTCCCGCACAGCCGCGAGTACTTCCAGTCGCTGGTGCGGCGGACCCGCGTCGAGCCGTTCGTGCGCCACCGGACGTCGAACTACGAGGTGGTGCGCTCGCTGGTGGCCGCCGGTCACGGCTTCGCGATCCTCAACCAGCAGCCCCGGACCGACACCACCTACGACGGCGGACGCGTCGTCAGGTTGCCGCTGCTCGACGACGTGCCACCGCTGCCGATCGCGCTCGCGCGGGTCAAGGGCGTGCGGCTGACCAGCCGGGCGCAGGCCTTCGCCGCCTGCTGTCGCGACCTGCTCGGAGGACGGCGGGTGGAGTGA
- a CDS encoding glucose 1-dehydrogenase produces MDLSNKAVIVTGGARGLGAAFARGIVAAGGTVMIGDVLETEAAAVAADLGESARSMHLDVTDPESWQATVAATEEAFGSVTGLVNNAGAVASGVRLVDEPLDTFQRVIQTNLVGVHIGIQAVVPAMRRAGGGSIVNISSAAGLVGMELTGAYGAAKWGVRGMTKVAAVELAPERIRVNSVHPGMVLTPMTAPTGIVTDEGGFPAAPAGRVGRPEELTGAITYLLSDSASYTTGAELAVDGGWTAGPPMPGR; encoded by the coding sequence ATGGATCTGTCCAACAAGGCCGTCATCGTCACCGGCGGCGCTCGCGGGCTCGGCGCGGCGTTCGCACGCGGCATCGTGGCAGCGGGCGGGACGGTGATGATCGGGGACGTCCTCGAAACCGAGGCCGCCGCCGTGGCCGCCGATCTCGGCGAGTCCGCCCGATCGATGCACCTCGACGTCACCGATCCCGAGTCCTGGCAGGCGACCGTCGCCGCGACCGAGGAAGCGTTCGGATCGGTGACCGGGCTGGTGAACAACGCCGGGGCGGTCGCGTCGGGAGTCCGGCTCGTCGACGAGCCGCTCGACACCTTCCAGCGCGTCATCCAGACGAACCTCGTCGGCGTCCACATCGGAATCCAGGCCGTCGTGCCCGCGATGCGGCGCGCCGGCGGCGGCTCGATCGTCAACATCTCCTCGGCCGCGGGCCTGGTGGGCATGGAGCTGACCGGCGCGTACGGCGCGGCGAAGTGGGGCGTGCGCGGCATGACGAAGGTCGCCGCCGTCGAACTCGCGCCGGAGCGCATCCGGGTCAACTCGGTGCACCCGGGCATGGTGCTGACCCCCATGACCGCACCGACCGGGATCGTCACCGACGAGGGCGGTTTCCCCGCCGCACCGGCCGGCCGGGTCGGCCGCCCGGAGGAGCTCACCGGAGCGATCACCTACCTGCTCAGCGACAGCGCGAGCTACACGACGGGCGCGGAACTCGCCGTCGACGGCGGCTGGACGGCCGGCCCGCCCATGCCCGGCCGCTGA
- a CDS encoding SAM-dependent methyltransferase: MGDGRSRLDLQTDRAHGARIYDYILGGKDNYSADRAAAEATLQVWPALPVHMRANREFMHRAGRYLATECGIDQFLDIGTGIPTSPNLHEVVQEVRPDARIVYTDNDPIVLVHARALMSSTEQGRTAYVDADLRDPDTVLNSPEFRETLGPNRPIALLLIAIVHFIEDDEEALTATRRIIDVLPAGSYVAATIATADFAPEALAEVRRTYREHGETLRFRTKAQAARFFDGLELTEPGLVQMHKWRPDEHTEPADDTDIAMYAAVARKP; the protein is encoded by the coding sequence ATGGGCGACGGGCGCAGCAGACTCGACCTGCAGACCGATCGAGCGCACGGCGCGCGGATCTACGACTACATCCTCGGCGGCAAGGACAACTACTCCGCCGACCGCGCCGCCGCGGAAGCCACCCTGCAGGTCTGGCCCGCCCTCCCGGTGCACATGCGCGCCAACCGCGAGTTCATGCACCGCGCCGGCCGCTACCTGGCCACCGAGTGCGGCATCGACCAGTTCCTGGACATCGGCACCGGCATCCCCACCTCGCCGAACCTGCACGAGGTCGTGCAGGAGGTGCGCCCGGACGCGCGCATCGTCTACACCGACAACGACCCGATCGTCCTGGTGCACGCCCGCGCGCTGATGTCCAGCACCGAGCAGGGCCGCACCGCCTACGTCGACGCCGACCTGCGCGATCCGGACACCGTGCTGAACTCCCCGGAGTTCCGCGAAACCCTCGGCCCGAACCGCCCGATCGCCCTGCTGCTGATCGCGATAGTGCACTTCATCGAGGACGACGAGGAAGCCCTGACGGCCACCCGCCGGATCATCGACGTCCTGCCCGCGGGCAGCTACGTGGCGGCCACCATCGCCACCGCCGACTTCGCCCCGGAAGCGCTGGCCGAGGTCCGCCGGACCTACCGCGAGCACGGCGAAACGCTCCGCTTCCGCACCAAGGCCCAGGCCGCCCGCTTCTTCGACGGCCTGGAGCTGACCGAGCCGGGACTCGTCCAGATGCACAAGTGGCGTCCCGACGAGCACACGGAGCCGGCCGACGACACCGACATCGCCATGTACGCGGCCGTCGCCCGCAAGCCCTGA
- a CDS encoding MOSC domain-containing protein translates to MTVVVGVVERIWRYPVKSTGGESLPRVDVDARGLLGDRLFAVRDADGKFGSGKNTRRFRRMPGLLELRSRYDERNDQPELLDPQGVAVPDPTAFIRDYLHRDDVEVAREGAVSHFDQLPLSVLTTATLDWVRAAVPGVPVDERRFRPNLLVRTPPGTPPFVEDEWFGSAAAIGDALRVEFVRSSERCAMTNEAQQDLPRSPLVLRAIAEAHDTRLDALATIATPGKLQIGDPITLL, encoded by the coding sequence GTGACTGTGGTCGTTGGTGTTGTCGAGCGGATCTGGCGGTATCCGGTCAAGTCGACCGGTGGTGAGTCGTTGCCGCGGGTGGATGTCGATGCGCGGGGACTGCTGGGCGACCGGCTCTTCGCGGTGCGCGATGCCGACGGCAAGTTCGGTTCGGGCAAGAACACGCGCCGCTTCCGCCGGATGCCCGGACTGCTGGAGCTGCGCTCCCGCTACGACGAGCGCAACGACCAGCCGGAACTGCTGGATCCGCAAGGCGTCGCGGTACCTGATCCCACCGCCTTCATCCGCGACTACCTGCACCGTGATGACGTCGAGGTGGCGCGTGAGGGCGCTGTCTCGCACTTCGACCAGCTCCCGCTGAGCGTCCTGACCACCGCCACCCTCGACTGGGTTCGTGCGGCGGTTCCCGGAGTTCCCGTCGACGAGCGGCGCTTCCGGCCGAACCTGCTGGTGCGCACGCCGCCAGGCACGCCGCCGTTCGTCGAGGACGAGTGGTTCGGGAGCGCAGCGGCGATCGGCGACGCGCTGCGCGTCGAGTTCGTGCGCTCCAGCGAGCGGTGCGCGATGACCAACGAAGCCCAGCAGGACCTGCCCCGCTCCCCGCTGGTGCTGCGAGCGATCGCCGAGGCCCACGACACCCGCCTGGACGCCCTGGCGACCATCGCCACCCCGGGCAAGCTGCAGATCGGCGACCCCATCACCCTGCTCTGA
- a CDS encoding aspartate aminotransferase family protein, with product MSVETNTTEELAKRHLVMNFTPASKYRDEGLPIFVRGEGCYVHDESGKRYFDGLAGLFCTQLGYSHGAEVGEAVARQMSELPFQTTWSVAHPPAAKLAAELAAIAPGELNRVFFTSSGSESNEAAIKLARQYHISRGEHARRKFVARRVAYHGTSFGAMSLNGMVQVRKMFEPLMSGVRHVSNTKRYQRPEIETEAEFTAFLLAEIEALVQQEGPDTIAAIILEPLQNAGGSLTPPAGYFQGVRELCDRHGILLIADEVITGFGRLGEWFGCIRYGFQPDIITFAKGIASAYVPLGGLIADDRIIETVLDGPAGMYNHALTYGGHPVACAAALTNLEIMRRLDVLGNVRATSATFAAELERLREIPIVGDIRGDGYHRSLELVTDRAAKSWASERLPAGEFVNDHLAPAAAEVGVLCRLAVDSEGNPLLQLSPPLVADADAIRELVGLVEQALTRAVASGGLR from the coding sequence ATGTCCGTGGAGACGAACACCACCGAGGAACTGGCCAAGCGCCACCTGGTCATGAACTTCACCCCGGCGTCGAAGTACCGCGACGAGGGCCTGCCGATCTTCGTCCGCGGCGAGGGCTGCTACGTCCACGACGAGTCGGGCAAGCGCTACTTCGACGGGCTGGCCGGGTTGTTCTGCACCCAGCTGGGCTACTCGCACGGTGCGGAGGTCGGCGAAGCAGTCGCCCGGCAGATGAGCGAGCTCCCCTTCCAGACCACCTGGAGCGTCGCGCACCCGCCCGCGGCGAAGCTGGCCGCCGAACTGGCCGCGATCGCCCCCGGCGAGCTGAACCGGGTGTTCTTCACCTCCAGCGGCTCGGAGTCCAACGAGGCCGCCATCAAGCTGGCCCGGCAGTACCACATCAGCCGGGGCGAGCACGCACGGCGGAAGTTCGTCGCCCGCCGGGTCGCCTACCACGGCACCAGCTTCGGCGCCATGTCCCTCAACGGCATGGTGCAGGTGCGGAAGATGTTCGAGCCGCTCATGTCCGGCGTCCGGCACGTCTCCAACACCAAGCGGTACCAGCGGCCCGAGATCGAGACCGAAGCGGAGTTCACCGCATTCCTGCTGGCCGAGATCGAGGCGCTCGTCCAGCAGGAGGGCCCGGACACGATCGCGGCCATCATCCTGGAACCGCTGCAGAACGCCGGTGGCAGCCTCACCCCGCCTGCGGGCTACTTCCAGGGCGTGCGCGAGCTCTGCGACCGGCACGGAATCCTGCTGATCGCCGACGAGGTCATCACCGGGTTCGGCAGGCTCGGCGAGTGGTTCGGCTGCATCCGCTACGGGTTCCAGCCCGACATCATCACCTTCGCCAAGGGGATCGCCTCGGCCTACGTGCCGCTGGGCGGTCTGATCGCCGACGACCGGATCATCGAGACCGTCCTGGACGGTCCGGCGGGCATGTACAACCACGCGCTCACCTACGGCGGGCACCCGGTCGCCTGCGCGGCGGCACTGACCAACCTCGAGATCATGCGCCGGCTGGACGTGCTGGGCAACGTCAGGGCCACCAGCGCCACGTTCGCCGCCGAGCTCGAACGGCTCCGCGAGATCCCGATCGTCGGCGACATCCGCGGCGACGGCTACCACCGCAGCCTGGAGCTGGTCACCGACCGCGCCGCGAAGTCCTGGGCCTCCGAACGGCTCCCCGCAGGCGAGTTCGTCAACGATCACCTGGCCCCGGCCGCCGCCGAGGTCGGCGTGCTGTGCCGGCTCGCCGTCGACTCCGAGGGCAACCCGCTGCTGCAGCTCTCCCCGCCGCTGGTCGCCGACGCGGACGCCATCCGCGAGCTGGTCGGCCTGGTCGAGCAGGCCCTCACCCGGGCCGTAGCTTCAGGTGGCCTCCGGTGA
- a CDS encoding TetR/AcrR family transcriptional regulator yields the protein MPRQALDRNDLLAISRRCAVVFADAGDSSPTVAQLAEAAGMSQRSFYRYFATKEDCLRPVFDEGNRAFAAALAEQPPNTGLADAMLRAFDLTYAASTDEEARALMAAVFADDVLRRVWLQATYEITELLRPSVAALLGASADDVRTTVVCGQAALLNIVALEHSIRDETPLAVTARAAAAALFTPVP from the coding sequence CGCTGCGCCGTGGTCTTCGCCGACGCCGGCGACTCCTCGCCCACCGTGGCGCAGCTCGCGGAGGCGGCCGGGATGTCGCAGCGGAGCTTCTACCGCTACTTCGCCACGAAGGAGGACTGCCTGCGGCCGGTCTTCGACGAGGGCAACCGGGCGTTCGCCGCCGCCCTCGCCGAGCAACCGCCGAACACCGGGCTGGCCGATGCCATGCTCCGGGCCTTCGACCTGACCTACGCGGCGAGCACCGACGAAGAAGCACGCGCGCTCATGGCCGCGGTCTTCGCCGACGACGTCCTGCGCAGGGTCTGGCTGCAAGCCACCTACGAGATCACCGAGCTGCTGAGGCCGAGCGTGGCCGCACTGCTCGGCGCCTCGGCCGACGATGTGCGCACCACGGTGGTGTGCGGGCAGGCGGCACTGCTGAACATCGTCGCGCTCGAACACTCGATCCGGGACGAAACCCCGCTGGCGGTCACGGCACGCGCCGCTGCCGCCGCGCTGTTCACCCCGGTTCCCTGA